The Cohnella abietis genome has a segment encoding these proteins:
- a CDS encoding UDP-N-acetylglucosamine 1-carboxyvinyltransferase encodes MEKLMVRGGRPLRGTVGISGAKNSAVALIPAAILAESEVRLDNLPQLSDVAVYAELLEELGGKVTWKDDTMSIDPSAMKSVPMPNGRVKMLRASYYLMGALLGRFGEATIGLPGGCNFEPRPIDQHIKGFEALGAEVTNDHGSIRIRAKELRGAKIYLDVVSVGATINIMLAASRAKGLTLIENAAKEPEIIDVATLLNAMGAKIKGAGTETIRIEGVQEMHGCRHSIIPDRIQAGTYMIAAAATRGDVLIDNIIPKHLEAMTAKLQEMGVHVYEMDEAIRVVGQSLYEAVDVKALVYPGFATDLQSPMTSLLTQARGVSVLSDNVYNNRFKHVPELARMGAHIRVEGRSAIIEGSRLNAAKVRAADLRAGAALVVAALTVEEGTTEITGVEYIDRGYERLVTQLSNLGAEVWRDG; translated from the coding sequence ATGGAAAAATTGATGGTCCGGGGAGGCCGACCGCTAAGAGGTACGGTCGGAATCAGCGGCGCGAAGAATAGCGCTGTCGCTCTTATTCCCGCAGCAATACTGGCAGAATCGGAAGTGAGGCTGGACAACCTTCCTCAGTTAAGCGATGTGGCGGTTTATGCGGAGTTGTTAGAAGAGCTTGGAGGTAAGGTTACTTGGAAAGATGATACGATGTCTATCGATCCATCTGCCATGAAATCAGTACCTATGCCTAATGGAAGAGTTAAGATGTTACGGGCATCCTATTATTTAATGGGTGCATTATTAGGGAGATTTGGGGAAGCGACGATTGGACTGCCTGGTGGCTGTAATTTCGAACCGCGCCCGATTGACCAGCATATTAAAGGCTTCGAAGCATTGGGAGCGGAAGTGACCAATGATCATGGATCTATTCGTATCAGAGCTAAAGAATTACGAGGCGCCAAAATTTATTTAGACGTTGTTAGTGTTGGAGCTACGATTAACATTATGTTGGCTGCTTCAAGGGCCAAAGGATTAACCTTGATTGAGAATGCGGCTAAAGAGCCTGAGATTATTGACGTGGCAACCTTGCTAAATGCTATGGGAGCTAAAATAAAAGGCGCTGGAACGGAAACAATCCGTATAGAAGGCGTTCAAGAAATGCATGGCTGTCGGCATTCTATTATTCCCGATCGCATCCAAGCTGGAACATACATGATAGCCGCTGCGGCAACTCGCGGCGATGTCCTTATCGATAATATTATTCCTAAGCATTTAGAAGCTATGACTGCTAAGCTGCAAGAAATGGGTGTCCATGTCTATGAGATGGATGAAGCCATTAGAGTTGTTGGTCAATCTCTCTATGAAGCAGTTGATGTTAAGGCGCTTGTTTATCCGGGATTTGCCACTGACTTGCAATCTCCGATGACTAGCTTGCTTACACAGGCTCGTGGAGTTAGTGTTTTGTCAGACAATGTGTACAACAATCGGTTTAAGCATGTTCCTGAGCTGGCCCGAATGGGCGCGCACATAAGGGTAGAGGGTCGCTCTGCCATTATTGAAGGCAGTCGGCTTAATGCGGCGAAAGTAAGGGCAGCCGATCTCCGTGCTGGAGCTGCGCTTGTTGTTGCTGCTCTAACAGTTGAAGAGGGTACGACTGAGATTACCGGAGTAGAGTACATTGACAGAGGGTATGAACGTCTTGTTACGCAGCTCAGTAACTTGGGTGCGGAAGTTTGGCGCGATGGTTAG
- the rho gene encoding transcription termination factor Rho, with protein sequence MTDLMMADLEGMKLTELYKLAKQHQINNYAQMKKKELIIAILRAQAERSGLMFMEGVLEVLSEGFGFLRPINYLPSAEDIYISASQIRKFDLRTGDLVSGKCRAPKESERYFGLLQVNAVNGVTPEAAAERLHFPALTPLYPQSKIKLETSPTHLSTRIMDLIAPVGLGQRGLIVAQPKAGKTLLLKEIANSISINHPEIDLFVLLIDERPEEVTDMQRSVKGEVIASTFDEVPENHIKVAELVLERALRLVEHKRDVVILLDSITRLARAYNLVVPPSGRTLSGGIDPAAFHRPKRFFGSARNIEEGGSLTILATALVETGSRMDDIIYEEFKGTGNMELHLDRKLSERRIFPALDIRRSGTRREELLLDKEALDKLWAIRKSMNDSMEYVEGFLKKLSNTKTNQEFLDSLDTSGGPVSPSPSPSSGGGRRPPRSSSS encoded by the coding sequence ATGACCGATTTAATGATGGCCGATTTGGAAGGGATGAAGCTGACGGAGCTATACAAGCTTGCGAAGCAGCACCAAATCAATAATTATGCACAGATGAAAAAGAAGGAACTCATTATCGCCATCCTCCGCGCACAAGCGGAGAGGAGCGGCTTGATGTTCATGGAAGGCGTTCTGGAGGTATTATCTGAAGGCTTCGGGTTCCTAAGACCTATTAATTACTTGCCGAGTGCGGAGGATATTTATATCTCTGCTTCACAGATCCGCAAGTTTGATCTTCGGACAGGTGATCTTGTCTCCGGTAAATGCCGAGCGCCCAAAGAAAGCGAAAGATATTTCGGGCTACTGCAGGTAAATGCCGTTAACGGCGTGACACCAGAAGCAGCTGCTGAACGTCTTCATTTTCCTGCTTTAACCCCGCTGTATCCGCAATCGAAGATTAAGCTTGAAACGTCACCCACCCATCTATCCACTCGCATTATGGATCTTATTGCTCCCGTCGGATTAGGTCAACGTGGATTAATCGTTGCTCAGCCTAAGGCAGGTAAGACTTTACTGCTTAAGGAAATTGCTAACAGTATCTCGATTAACCATCCAGAAATTGATTTATTCGTGCTTCTTATCGACGAGCGTCCGGAGGAAGTGACGGATATGCAGCGTTCGGTCAAGGGGGAAGTTATTGCGTCCACCTTCGACGAGGTTCCGGAAAATCATATTAAGGTTGCTGAGCTGGTATTGGAGCGGGCACTTCGTTTAGTAGAGCATAAGCGTGATGTCGTTATTCTATTGGATAGCATCACGAGACTTGCGCGGGCGTATAATCTCGTTGTTCCACCATCTGGACGCACATTGTCTGGGGGAATTGATCCGGCTGCATTCCATCGTCCTAAGCGGTTTTTTGGCTCGGCGCGTAACATTGAAGAAGGTGGAAGCCTGACCATTCTTGCTACAGCGCTAGTTGAAACGGGATCACGTATGGATGATATTATTTATGAGGAGTTTAAGGGTACTGGTAACATGGAGCTGCATCTAGATCGTAAGCTCTCAGAACGCCGGATTTTCCCTGCTCTCGATATTAGACGTTCGGGTACAAGACGTGAGGAATTGCTGTTGGATAAAGAAGCGCTCGACAAGCTATGGGCGATTCGTAAGAGCATGAATGATTCCATGGAGTACGTTGAAGGGTTTCTTAAGAAGCTTTCCAACACCAAAACAAATCAAGAGTTTCTTGATTCGCTGGACACCAGCGGGGGACCGGTTTCACCTAGCCCTTCACCTAGCTCTGGTGGAGGACGCCGCCCGCCGCGCAGCAGCTCCTCTTAG
- a CDS encoding radical SAM protein, whose amino-acid sequence MHLVYADEQGNVFDHPELFGIARSGNDLVELLEEELIPLPAGATLVGLPFTRPIGMDPVSGEMKLIPGAYQAVGALLPQGFTRFYVPGYSKTDKTQKFPLFGYTAVVWKDDGFYVAAGQSDDPEPWNPENCDRADLEIQVDRLLKTYPDNKLYKHLSHCALEYECLTASNTFLQRLEGAVPVSFSCNAGCYGCISEQPDDSGFVAPQTRLKFKPDVEEVVEIMLEHLTEPRSIISFGQGCEGEPSTQARTIIEAIKRVREKTSLGYININTNAGLSDHMRAITDAGLNLMRVSTISALDEHYNAYYKPRGYTLKNVEKSLKYATDKGVYTSINYLIFPGVTDREEEIEAMIGFARRTGLKLIQMRNLNIDPDAYLALIPPAQGEIYGMKTLLDIYRQELPDVVIGSYTHVPPLV is encoded by the coding sequence ATGCATCTGGTATACGCAGACGAACAAGGTAATGTATTCGACCATCCTGAGCTGTTCGGAATAGCTCGTAGCGGTAATGATCTCGTGGAGCTTCTCGAAGAGGAGCTAATTCCTTTGCCAGCAGGAGCGACTCTAGTTGGTCTTCCGTTTACCCGACCGATCGGAATGGATCCGGTTAGCGGTGAAATGAAATTAATTCCTGGTGCTTATCAGGCGGTAGGGGCGTTGCTTCCGCAAGGCTTCACCCGCTTTTATGTTCCAGGATATTCTAAGACGGATAAGACGCAGAAATTTCCTTTATTCGGATATACGGCTGTCGTGTGGAAAGACGACGGCTTCTACGTGGCTGCGGGGCAGAGTGATGATCCTGAGCCATGGAATCCGGAAAATTGTGATCGAGCAGACTTGGAAATTCAAGTCGATCGTCTGCTTAAAACCTATCCGGACAATAAGCTATATAAGCACCTTTCTCACTGTGCACTAGAGTATGAATGCCTAACAGCTTCAAATACTTTTTTGCAACGCTTGGAGGGTGCCGTGCCTGTGTCCTTCTCCTGTAATGCCGGCTGTTATGGCTGTATTTCGGAGCAACCCGATGATAGTGGGTTTGTGGCGCCGCAGACTCGTCTTAAATTTAAGCCAGATGTTGAAGAAGTCGTCGAGATTATGCTTGAGCACTTAACGGAGCCTCGTTCGATAATCAGCTTCGGCCAAGGCTGCGAGGGAGAGCCCTCTACGCAAGCTCGAACAATTATCGAGGCGATTAAACGCGTACGAGAGAAAACCTCTCTTGGCTACATTAATATAAATACAAACGCAGGATTGTCGGATCATATGAGGGCTATAACCGATGCGGGCCTAAATCTTATGCGTGTAAGTACAATCAGTGCTTTAGACGAGCATTATAATGCTTACTATAAGCCTCGTGGCTATACGCTTAAGAATGTAGAGAAATCACTGAAATACGCAACAGATAAAGGCGTATACACTTCAATTAACTATTTAATTTTCCCTGGTGTAACCGACCGTGAGGAAGAAATTGAAGCAATGATTGGCTTTGCGCGTAGAACGGGTTTGAAATTAATTCAAATGCGGAACCTTAATATTGATCCGGATGCTTATCTCGCGCTAATCCCACCCGCACAGGGCGAAATCTATGGGATGAAAACATTGCTGGATATCTATCGTCAGGAGCTTCCAGATGTAGTCATTGGCTCCTATACTCATGTTCCGCCACTGGTGTAG
- the rpmE gene encoding 50S ribosomal protein L31 has translation MKPSIHPQYNVITASCACGNTFETGSIKSALKVEICSACHPFYTGKQKFIDAGGRVDKFKKKYGI, from the coding sequence TTGAAACCATCCATTCATCCGCAATACAATGTGATTACGGCATCTTGCGCATGCGGAAACACTTTCGAAACTGGTTCGATTAAATCGGCCCTTAAAGTAGAAATTTGTTCAGCTTGCCACCCGTTCTACACAGGTAAACAGAAGTTTATCGATGCAGGCGGTCGCGTAGACAAGTTTAAGAAAAAATACGGCATTTAA
- a CDS encoding two-component system sensor histidine kinase NtrB: MMDESKQEFYIQQFANRFLALEGTGVLILDSEFRIVEISEMVCAVFGCNRADLVDKPVEEWFEGLSLKPKPFDRSLLHGATFRNRSLSWNRNKISHELMLDGEVLEFNGVTTGAFVLFRDVSHMMTLEEQIRRSDRLKTIGQIAAGTAHEIRNPLTAIKGFMQLLNKALTDRSMSKEQKFVGIVLSELERVNELVSEFLLLSKPKEIKRVPLRIGQVLQEILPMIRNEALMYNVTVLYYPKPELLPILADKELLKQVFLNLGKNAIEAMVGGGTLIIRECSHPDEPNKIAVEICDTGTGIEADVLEKVFDPFFTTKSQGTGLGLSVCQRIVHDLGGSIEVSSDVEGTQFTVCLSYASGELEQELKASGGERSPDDV; the protein is encoded by the coding sequence ATGATGGACGAATCCAAGCAAGAGTTTTATATTCAGCAGTTTGCGAATCGTTTTCTTGCTTTGGAAGGTACTGGGGTACTGATATTGGATTCTGAATTTCGGATTGTGGAAATCAGTGAAATGGTTTGTGCAGTGTTCGGATGTAATCGAGCGGATCTAGTGGATAAGCCTGTTGAAGAATGGTTCGAGGGGCTGTCTCTTAAGCCTAAACCATTTGACAGAAGCTTGCTTCACGGCGCGACCTTTCGAAACCGAAGCTTGAGCTGGAATCGGAATAAGATAAGTCATGAGCTTATGCTGGATGGTGAGGTGCTTGAATTTAATGGGGTAACGACAGGAGCGTTCGTCCTCTTTCGGGATGTCTCTCATATGATGACCTTGGAGGAGCAAATAAGACGCTCGGATCGGTTGAAAACAATTGGTCAGATTGCAGCAGGCACCGCTCACGAAATTCGCAATCCTCTAACAGCTATCAAAGGATTCATGCAGCTACTGAATAAAGCCCTCACAGATCGAAGTATGAGCAAGGAGCAAAAGTTTGTTGGCATTGTATTGTCTGAGCTTGAAAGAGTAAATGAGTTGGTGAGTGAATTCCTATTGCTGAGCAAGCCAAAGGAAATTAAACGTGTTCCTTTAAGAATTGGCCAAGTGCTGCAGGAAATTCTCCCTATGATTCGAAATGAAGCTCTGATGTACAACGTGACCGTGCTTTATTATCCTAAACCTGAACTGCTCCCCATTTTGGCCGACAAAGAACTGCTAAAGCAGGTATTTCTTAATCTAGGAAAAAATGCAATTGAAGCGATGGTCGGAGGAGGGACATTAATAATTCGCGAATGCAGTCATCCAGATGAGCCTAACAAAATTGCGGTAGAGATTTGTGATACAGGGACGGGAATAGAGGCAGATGTGCTAGAGAAGGTGTTTGATCCTTTTTTTACGACAAAGTCACAAGGGACTGGCTTGGGTCTTTCGGTGTGCCAGCGGATCGTTCATGATTTGGGCGGGAGCATTGAGGTGTCGTCGGACGTGGAAGGGACGCAATTTACGGTATGTTTGTCATATGCCTCTGGAGAGCTAGAGCAGGAATTAAAAGCTAGCGGTGGAGAGCGCTCACCTGATGATGTATAA
- the dnaX gene encoding DNA polymerase III subunit gamma/tau, with amino-acid sequence MAHLALYRAWRPQTFQDMVGQQHIVQTLQNAIREDRLSHAYLFSGPRGTGKTSAAKILAKAVNCERGPALEPCNECSQCERITSGSVMDVVEIDAASNRGVEEIRDIRDKVKYSPTEVRRKVYIIDEVHMLTTEAFNALLKTLEEPPGHVMFILATTEPHKLPPTIISRCQRFDFRRVSLEEQTGRLQEISDKEQITAEQEALRYIARLSDGGMRDAVSLLDQISSFTGGQVTLEQAIEATGGLPSEQFARLAMAIRESDAAKVLIEIDEMMKAGKSADKCLEQLMHYFRDLLLAQLAPDAGDSSGRIANPAELKEMSKAFSRERLFAIIDLLNRYQNEMKYAAHPQTMFEIALLKLCSDNPSVGAADATSSNSAADTSHVRGELGQLRQQLAALESKLGALASGGFTPASAGGGSSSQAAGNRNARGSSPGNGGAGQAPRIAAIPKLKLNAYVEARTSAGQSLAKWPQILQRVKEERVTVHAWLVDGEPVSMAENTIVVAFRNTIHRETTERPANKGVIEGVLSSIFGNPTQLLTVMQKDWQEAVAESTGSPKADSLVGEELLLVPDDEAAGKSEPWIDEAVRLFGDQLVTIKDD; translated from the coding sequence ATGGCACATCTTGCTTTGTACCGGGCCTGGCGTCCCCAGACGTTCCAGGACATGGTCGGGCAGCAACATATCGTACAGACGCTGCAAAATGCAATCCGTGAAGATCGCCTCTCCCATGCGTACTTGTTCAGCGGTCCGAGAGGAACTGGGAAGACAAGCGCTGCCAAAATATTGGCTAAAGCCGTTAACTGTGAGCGTGGTCCAGCTCTAGAGCCATGTAATGAGTGCTCGCAATGTGAACGGATTACGAGCGGTTCGGTTATGGATGTTGTCGAGATTGATGCGGCATCCAATCGCGGGGTTGAAGAGATTCGGGACATTCGGGACAAGGTGAAATACTCGCCCACAGAAGTGCGGCGTAAAGTTTATATTATCGATGAAGTACACATGCTGACGACGGAAGCCTTTAACGCCTTGCTCAAGACATTGGAAGAGCCGCCTGGTCATGTGATGTTTATATTAGCTACGACAGAGCCTCATAAGCTTCCACCAACGATTATCTCGCGTTGCCAGCGGTTTGATTTTCGCCGGGTGTCGTTAGAGGAACAGACTGGGCGCCTTCAAGAAATAAGTGATAAGGAACAGATTACGGCGGAGCAAGAGGCACTTCGTTATATCGCCCGTTTATCCGACGGGGGGATGCGCGATGCTGTGAGCCTGTTGGATCAGATATCCTCGTTCACTGGAGGCCAAGTTACGCTGGAGCAAGCGATTGAAGCAACGGGCGGACTGCCCTCAGAGCAATTCGCTAGACTGGCGATGGCTATACGTGAGAGTGATGCCGCTAAGGTATTAATTGAAATCGATGAAATGATGAAGGCTGGCAAAAGCGCTGACAAATGCTTAGAGCAGCTCATGCATTACTTCCGTGATCTGCTGCTGGCTCAGTTGGCGCCAGATGCAGGTGATTCATCCGGAAGGATTGCCAATCCAGCTGAGTTAAAAGAGATGTCCAAAGCATTTTCTAGAGAGCGGTTATTTGCTATCATTGATTTGCTTAATCGTTATCAGAATGAAATGAAGTATGCGGCTCATCCACAAACGATGTTTGAGATTGCACTCCTAAAGCTATGCTCTGATAATCCAAGCGTGGGGGCTGCAGATGCAACATCCAGTAACAGTGCTGCAGACACAAGCCATGTTCGCGGAGAGCTGGGCCAACTAAGGCAGCAATTGGCTGCTTTGGAAAGCAAGCTGGGAGCTTTAGCAAGCGGTGGGTTTACTCCAGCTTCAGCTGGAGGGGGCTCTTCCTCGCAAGCAGCTGGCAATAGGAATGCACGAGGCAGCTCGCCTGGAAATGGTGGAGCAGGTCAAGCGCCTCGAATTGCAGCCATACCTAAGTTGAAGCTAAATGCTTATGTAGAGGCTCGAACCTCTGCAGGACAATCGTTGGCCAAATGGCCGCAGATTCTTCAGAGAGTTAAGGAGGAGCGGGTAACCGTTCATGCTTGGCTCGTTGACGGGGAACCTGTCTCCATGGCGGAGAACACAATTGTGGTAGCTTTCCGGAATACCATTCATCGCGAAACAACGGAGAGACCCGCTAACAAAGGCGTTATCGAAGGGGTTCTAAGCTCTATTTTCGGAAATCCGACTCAGCTTCTTACCGTTATGCAGAAAGATTGGCAAGAGGCTGTGGCGGAAAGCACGGGTTCCCCGAAGGCAGATTCGTTAGTTGGAGAAGAGTTATTGCTTGTGCCGGACGATGAAGCTGCGGGAAAGAGTGAGCCTTGGATTGATGAGGCCGTTCGGTTGTTTGGAGATCAATTAGTTACAATAAAAGATGACTAG
- a CDS encoding YbaB/EbfC family nucleoid-associated protein, translating into MNNMNQMMKQVKKMQEQMMKAQEELGTKTIEGTAGGGVVTVSINGHKKLLDIKIKPEAVDPEDIEMLQDLVLTAVNDALSKADEIANQDMGKYTGGMKIPGLF; encoded by the coding sequence ATGAATAACATGAACCAAATGATGAAGCAAGTGAAGAAGATGCAGGAGCAAATGATGAAGGCGCAGGAAGAGCTAGGCACCAAAACAATTGAGGGCACAGCAGGTGGCGGTGTAGTTACGGTTTCTATTAACGGACACAAAAAGCTGCTTGATATTAAGATTAAACCGGAAGCCGTTGATCCAGAAGACATTGAAATGCTACAGGATTTAGTTCTTACAGCTGTTAATGATGCTTTATCTAAAGCGGATGAGATTGCTAACCAAGATATGGGCAAGTATACCGGGGGCATGAAGATCCCTGGATTGTTCTAG
- the recR gene encoding recombination mediator RecR — MFYPEPIAKLIESFSRLPGIGPKTAARLAFYVLRMKEEDVIDFAKALVSVKRNLTYCSVCCNITDTDPCRICSDKSRDVSVICVVQEPKDQVAMERTREFKGQYHVLNGAISPMDGLGPDDIRIAELVRRLGDERVQELILATNPNIEGEATAMYLSRLVKPFGIRVTRIAHGLPVGGDLEYADEVTISKALEGRRELY; from the coding sequence TTGTTTTATCCTGAACCGATTGCCAAGCTGATTGAATCTTTTTCTCGTCTTCCGGGCATCGGGCCAAAGACGGCGGCTAGGCTAGCCTTTTACGTGTTGCGAATGAAGGAAGAAGATGTAATCGATTTTGCCAAGGCGCTCGTTAGTGTCAAACGGAATTTAACCTATTGTTCTGTTTGCTGTAATATTACAGACACCGACCCTTGTCGTATATGCTCTGATAAGTCTAGGGACGTTTCTGTTATCTGTGTTGTTCAGGAGCCCAAGGATCAAGTAGCTATGGAAAGAACCCGAGAATTCAAAGGACAGTATCATGTACTTAATGGTGCGATTTCTCCTATGGACGGGTTGGGGCCTGATGACATTCGTATAGCAGAGCTCGTTCGTAGGCTCGGTGATGAGCGTGTACAGGAGCTTATTCTAGCTACTAACCCCAATATTGAAGGCGAAGCGACTGCGATGTACCTTTCTCGGCTAGTTAAGCCGTTCGGTATTAGAGTCACCCGTATAGCGCATGGGCTGCCAGTTGGCGGAGATTTGGAATATGCGGATGAGGTTACGATTTCCAAAGCATTGGAAGGTCGTAGGGAGCTGTATTAG
- a CDS encoding DUF2508 family protein yields the protein MRWRIKRKLTSVESLESQRLIEDVRRAEQEWSLAEWRFHHALGEDQVDYTIYCLEAAEKKLSMLLRQAKWHWSFKNTQGESRGVE from the coding sequence ATGCGATGGCGTATAAAGCGTAAGTTGACCTCGGTTGAATCGTTAGAAAGTCAAAGATTAATAGAAGATGTCCGTAGAGCAGAGCAAGAGTGGAGTCTGGCAGAGTGGAGATTTCATCATGCGCTAGGGGAAGATCAAGTGGATTATACAATCTATTGTCTAGAGGCTGCGGAGAAAAAATTGAGTATGCTGCTCAGGCAAGCGAAGTGGCATTGGAGCTTCAAAAATACGCAAGGAGAAAGCAGGGGAGTGGAATGA
- a CDS encoding pro-sigmaK processing inhibitor BofA family protein yields MKMFWLILLIVSSSTLGLLLLKKNVPKGWLMRFSIHLVAAAMVLYALNFSGWVTGWYVPLNPFTIGTVAVLGLPGIGLVLGLQWTLLV; encoded by the coding sequence ATGAAGATGTTCTGGCTTATTCTCCTTATCGTTTCTAGCTCTACATTGGGTCTTCTTTTGCTGAAAAAGAATGTGCCCAAAGGTTGGCTAATGCGCTTCAGTATTCATTTAGTTGCGGCGGCGATGGTTCTGTATGCTCTAAACTTCTCGGGCTGGGTAACAGGTTGGTACGTTCCGTTAAATCCATTTACGATTGGAACTGTCGCTGTGCTTGGACTGCCGGGTATTGGATTGGTATTGGGGCTGCAATGGACTCTTCTCGTATGA
- a CDS encoding MraY family glycosyltransferase produces MIYLYALAFAFTLVILLVPLVRSLAIRLAFVDRPTRRKIHAKPVPLSGGVAIFAGVVITSFLFMDNPSLFRTLFIGGIALVITGLVDDGYKSRSREFPVWPRLLVYIGVAFIPVWQGITIQGVSLPSSSAMILFSPAVAALFTVVWVFSLINMLNFIDGIDGLASGVCVISSLTLFAASLIFNHNDTAMVAVALAGSCLAFLAYNFHPARIFMGDAGATFLGFTLAVTAIDGTLKGATLLSLSVPMLALGVPILDTVIVFSRRLLEGKGLHRADNLHTHHSLMKWGLTQVQTVSFLYLIATVFSLLSIVVLLVLH; encoded by the coding sequence ATGATCTATTTATACGCTTTAGCTTTTGCATTTACACTTGTAATCTTGTTAGTTCCTCTTGTTCGCAGCCTCGCGATTCGCTTAGCCTTCGTGGACCGTCCTACCCGTCGTAAAATTCATGCGAAGCCTGTACCGTTATCGGGTGGAGTCGCTATTTTTGCTGGCGTCGTCATCACATCCTTCCTATTCATGGATAATCCATCATTGTTCCGCACGTTGTTTATTGGAGGAATTGCTTTAGTTATTACGGGGCTAGTCGACGACGGTTATAAATCAAGGAGCCGTGAATTTCCCGTCTGGCCTAGATTACTCGTTTACATAGGAGTTGCATTCATTCCAGTCTGGCAGGGGATAACGATTCAAGGCGTTTCGTTACCATCTTCATCAGCTATGATTCTGTTTTCACCAGCCGTTGCTGCATTATTCACGGTTGTATGGGTATTTTCGCTTATCAATATGCTTAATTTTATCGATGGAATTGATGGATTGGCATCAGGCGTTTGCGTGATATCATCATTGACCCTCTTCGCAGCATCCCTGATTTTTAATCATAACGATACGGCAATGGTAGCCGTTGCATTAGCCGGATCTTGTCTAGCCTTTCTGGCGTATAACTTCCATCCTGCTCGTATTTTCATGGGGGATGCAGGAGCTACATTCTTAGGATTTACGCTGGCAGTAACGGCTATTGACGGCACTCTGAAAGGGGCTACGCTCTTGTCTTTATCAGTTCCCATGCTAGCGCTGGGGGTACCGATTCTAGATACGGTTATCGTGTTTTCTCGAAGGCTGTTAGAGGGAAAAGGTCTTCATCGAGCGGATAACCTCCACACGCATCACAGCTTAATGAAGTGGGGTCTAACCCAAGTGCAGACGGTATCTTTTCTGTACTTAATAGCTACAGTGTTTTCCTTGCTTTCCATCGTAGTCCTGTTAGTTCTGCACTGA
- a CDS encoding PucR family transcriptional regulator has product MNKTRLQQLGQLLNASVVSKVLTGAEWEREGGKKNPEVGDAIQLKKVCLMVTRVSGTQLICIEIAAELTSVEKQLLGWAVQQGGVRPVSNASDLERQARRMGDWIQQSVTAGEWRAEVPDRMELRNRLFDGMVPFLLLCEQIEDKEPAYAELEKTIHSFISDDTLLIPLREHEWLILSSDRILTEADNEGDEVLGHEETKELLANLAEGLHQLITGEWGGECHIAVGEPIIPSESVVRIVGTLRETTFLGRKFHVGMQVHLPWLVHLERLLSGIPEMVRSRFVEEMMGRPDLFTDSETVSTLDAFFSMDCNVSETAKKLYIHRNTLLYRLDKIKHEAGLDVRSFNDAVLVRILLLLYKVTKRK; this is encoded by the coding sequence ATGAATAAAACCAGACTGCAGCAATTAGGGCAGCTTCTGAATGCATCGGTCGTGTCTAAGGTGCTTACAGGAGCAGAGTGGGAACGTGAAGGCGGGAAAAAGAATCCTGAGGTTGGAGATGCTATCCAGCTTAAGAAAGTTTGTCTAATGGTTACTCGTGTAAGCGGAACACAGCTTATATGTATTGAAATAGCTGCAGAATTAACCTCAGTGGAGAAGCAATTGCTTGGATGGGCCGTTCAGCAAGGCGGAGTGCGTCCTGTATCCAACGCATCGGACCTGGAGCGCCAAGCAAGGCGTATGGGAGATTGGATTCAACAGTCCGTTACCGCAGGAGAGTGGAGAGCTGAAGTACCTGATCGTATGGAGCTTCGGAATAGATTGTTTGATGGAATGGTACCGTTTCTCTTACTGTGCGAGCAGATTGAAGATAAGGAGCCTGCATATGCAGAGCTGGAGAAGACCATTCACTCCTTCATTTCAGATGATACACTGCTTATTCCGCTAAGAGAGCACGAGTGGCTTATTCTGAGTAGTGATCGGATACTGACTGAAGCCGATAACGAGGGAGATGAGGTGCTGGGCCATGAGGAGACCAAAGAGCTCCTAGCTAACCTTGCCGAGGGCCTTCATCAGCTGATTACCGGGGAATGGGGCGGAGAGTGCCATATTGCGGTAGGGGAGCCGATTATTCCTTCCGAGAGTGTGGTCAGGATTGTTGGTACGTTAAGGGAAACCACATTCCTTGGGCGTAAATTCCATGTGGGAATGCAAGTCCACTTGCCGTGGCTCGTGCATTTAGAAAGATTGCTAAGCGGAATTCCAGAGATGGTAAGATCTCGATTTGTTGAGGAAATGATGGGTAGACCGGATTTATTCACCGACTCCGAGACAGTTTCCACGCTGGATGCATTTTTCTCCATGGACTGTAATGTTAGCGAAACGGCCAAAAAGTTATACATTCATCGCAATACTTTATTATATAGATTGGATAAGATTAAACACGAAGCAGGCTTGGATGTGCGCTCTTTTAACGATGCAGTATTAGTTCGGATCTTATTGCTATTGTACAAAGTCACGAAAAGGAAATGA